Below is a window of Pseudomonas eucalypticola DNA.
TGCTGGCCGCCGGGCCTATCACCCTGGTACCGCTGGTGAGTTTCAACGCGGCCGCCCGCCACCTGCCCTACACCACCCTGGGCTTCCTGCAATACCTGGCGCCTACCCTGGTGCTGCTACTGGCGGTGTTCAAATACCATGAACCGCTGTCGGCCAACGCGCTGGTGGCGTTCGCCTTCATCTGGGCAGGCCTGCTGATCTACAGCATCGATGCAGTGGTGAATTTGCGCCGAAAAGCCTGATCAGAAAACGATCAAACCTCTGCAGGCCACGGTTCTCGTGGCCTGCAACGGACTACCCCAAGGTTATCCACAGCACCATCCCCGCCGTTTGTGCACAAGCCCCTGAATTTGCTCGTTTTTTAGCCAACGCCTGGAGAAGCCCGGCCCGCCGTCGTCTGCGCGGTGTTCCCCCAGCTTATCCACAGGCAGGTGCAAGATAAAGATGAACAACTTTTACGGCTCGGTGCGCAGCACCAGCTCTACCATCAGGTCGTCCGCCAGGGTCTCCAGGCTGGCCTGCAACTGCTCAAGCGAAAGGGTCAGGGGTAGGCCCAGCACTGCCTCGGCATGAAACAGTAGCTCACTGCTCATGGGTGCCGGGCGCACACCGGTGGTCAGGCGCTCCACGTTCACGCCTTCCTGCGCCAGCAACCGACTGATGTCGCGCACGATACCCGGGCGGTCATTGCCCACCAGTTCCATGGCGATAGGTTTCCAGGTGCAACTGGGCGACGCCCCGCTGTCGGCGATCATCACCCTGATGCCCTCGGCTGCCAGCCCTTGCAGCGCGTCCACCAGTTCGGCCTGGCGCTGCGGGGGCACCGCCACCTGGAGGATCCCGGCGAACTGGCCGGCCATCCGCGACAGTCGGCTTTCCAGCCAGTTGCCATTGTGGTCAGCCACGCACTGGGCTATCCGTTCGACCAGGCCGGGCTTGTCGGGGGCGAAAACGGTCAATACTAAGTGGTCCACGGTGCCACGCCTCCTGTTGTGAGCCCAAGCAGTATAGGCAAGGGCCAAGGTGCGCGTAGGTAGCAGAAGGATGAAAATCTGTGTACGTTTTTTAGATTTATCTGGAACAATTGTCCGTAGTTTTGAGAACATACGATTCGTAGCGTGACTGGCAGCGCAAAAATGGTCGCGGAGCGACGTATTTAGTCTGATTTTCACAACTCCATGGCATCATGTAGTATGCCGCAGCACGGACTACATAACGCCAGAACGAGGTCTGCCGAGGCGCCTGAGAGAAGCGCTACAGGCTTAAATACAAGAGCTGAATAGCTGAGCAGAGTGAGGCAAGCAATGACTGAACACGTTCAAGTCGGTGGCCTTCAGGTCGCCAAAGTCCTGTTCGACTTCGTGAACAACGAAGCCATTCCCGGAACCGGCCTCGACGCCGACCAGTTCTGGGCCGGGGCTGAAAAGATCATCAACGACCTCGCTCCAAAGAACAAAGCCCTGCTGGCCAAGCGTGACGCCCTGCAAGCCAAGATCGACGGCTGGCACCAGGCGCGTCAGGGCCAGGCTCACGACGCCTCGACTTACAAGGCCTTCCTGCAGGAAATCGGTTATCTGCTGCCAGAAGCGGC
It encodes the following:
- a CDS encoding glycine cleavage system protein R, whose protein sequence is MDHLVLTVFAPDKPGLVERIAQCVADHNGNWLESRLSRMAGQFAGILQVAVPPQRQAELVDALQGLAAEGIRVMIADSGASPSCTWKPIAMELVGNDRPGIVRDISRLLAQEGVNVERLTTGVRPAPMSSELLFHAEAVLGLPLTLSLEQLQASLETLADDLMVELVLRTEP